CATCGGGGATGGCATTTTTGAATTAGAATCATTAGGTTGAGGACTACTCATTATTAGTTGCACAATCAATATGAACTTGGGTCTCGAGATTTTTCTGTTCgaatacattttttttttctctctttctcttaCACCTTCAAACAAGCAATTGactacaacaacacaaAGTCAACTATAacatttcatttttcaatcagTCAAACTATCACTACTATATCACCTACCCAGACATGGATGTATTACTATCGATTTTTGGAACTTGCTTGCCTTGCTTCCCCACTTTATCCTCTCCatcaattataataaataacaacaaatacCGCATCATTAGACTATTAGGCGAAGGTGGATTTTCGTATGTCTACTTGGTGTCTTCTCAAAGCCAACCGTCATCTCAATATGCTCTAAAGAAAATTCGTTGTCCCTATGGAATTCAAGATGAGAGTTTTAAAAATGCTGTTAGAGAAATTAAGAACTACCACCGATTCAAATCACCATACATCATTTCAAGTATCGACGAATTAATACAACTGGAAACTGACGGgtcaaaaaatatttatattctaTTGCCATTTTTCCAAAAGTCTTTACAGGACATCATCAATGAGTTGgttttaaataattctaaAATGGAGGAATCTGAAATTCTAAGAGTTTTTATTGGTACTTGCCGTGGGTTGAAAGTTATGCACAACCACAAAAAAACTGcaacttcaacaacacgattggatgatgatgaacaaGACGTGTTATTGCCAACTAGTGAGGATGACGAATATGAAGATTTTACCAACAGCAccgacaacaacaacaacaacaacgtcCAGATGCAAGAGTTGGTTCCATTTGCTCATCATGACTTGAAGCCAGCGAATGTCATGTTATCCGCTGAAGGGTTGCCAGTGCTTTGTGACTTGGGATCGTGTTCAAGAGCAAGAATATCGGTCCGCAATCGTCAACAAGCCTTGACTGTACAGGAGTTTGCCCAAGAACACTGTACTTTACCGTATAGAGCCCCAGAGTTGGTTGATGTTGCCACTAATTGTGAAATTACGGAAAAAACCGATATCTGGTCATTAGGATGCTTATTGTATTGCTGCTGCTTTGGCTATTCTCCATTCGAGAAACTAGAGATAGAACAGGGTGCTAACTTAAACTTGGCTATCTTACAAGGAAAATATGAAATACCGAAAGGCAACAATGGCTACGACctgaaattgattgaattgataaaaaagtGTTTACAATTAAACCCAGACAGTAGACCTGATATAGACGAATTGTTAAATGACGTCTTGGAATTAACGAGACAGTTAGGAACGTAAATACACATGCATTTAAGTTGCTTTAAAATTTCTCTGGCAGTATAGGTGTATAGAATGTATTGTGCGGATTTGCGGTAAAAATACAACACgtaatttattgttttttttttcccagAACCCAACATTTGTTTATTCATTGATTATTACCATGACTTTAACTAAATACCAACGAGGCGACCTTATAGAGGGTTGGAATGATTGCCCTGTACCCCTAGCTCATAAAGAACCATTACAACATGCAAGCCTTCAACAGGAAATAGACACCCACAAGGTCATCGATATACTAAACAAACTATTCCAATGTAATATCGACTTGCCAGAACGTGAAATAAAACATtatgaaacaaaattagTAAATAGTGTTGACAAAATGTCCAAGTCCAATATCAACTTCGTCTATCATATGTGTGACAGGATTCTACAGTATCAGAGCCAGGGCAGTTTCTCAGAAGTGAggaatgaattgaaaaatgaagtTATTGAATATATGATGGTCCATGAAGGAGTCAGTAGTTGGTGCTCAccattaaagaaaataataaccaGCATAAATTAGAAGTTTTATATATGCATATACATTCAAGATGTAATTACTTCCCTACTATACATAGATGATAATACacaatgcaaaaaaaaaaaaaatagaaaccCAAAAGCTATACTGAACATCTCGATTAGAACTTCTTTCTCTTCCCGATTTGGGCTTGGAACCCAGTCTTGATCGAAGACACGGATCTCGTAGAACCACATGCCTTACAACTCAAGAAATGTAAACGGTTGGCACTTTCTCTCTTCAACTCGGTATTCATACTCTTACATGTCTTACAAGTGACATATTCAATAATGTATCTTCTCAAAACAGATTCCATTTGTTTTGGTTGGAATTTACCCTTTAATATCAATCTCTTTTCACCATCAATGGAACCAGTAGTACCCAATTCTGCAAACAAATATTGGATTAAATGTTCTGGACTTCTCTGTAAAACGGTAGCAATTTCTTGAACGTTGGCAAACAATGTCTTTTTGGAACCTTCTCTTTGGACTATTGGTGGAGGAATACGGAATTTTGGACCAGATCTGTCACCAGCCAATTCAGGgttgttcttcttcaaaatatcaaagaAACGTGACAACAAGTCAGGATAAGATAATCCAATTGCTGATTGATCATTTGTGGCACCATTGGTAGATTCTGTAATGTCTTCCACACCTGCTTCTTCTAATTGTTGCTCGAACTCATTGAGATCCAAGCTTTTAGtactctttttctttttcttctttaaaGTTAAATCGCCCAATGACGATGATAAGTCTTCATCTACTGACGGCGACCCTGATTCTTCTGCTGACTTCTTAGACGACgacttcttctttttctttaacccagaaaacaaatcatcaacCGATGCATCACCTGGTTGTGGTGTTGATTCCTTGGAATCTGTGTCGTCCACCACAGAAGCAACCTTCTTGgactttttcttcttcttcaaactTGGATCAAAACCTAAATCAGACATGTTCTATTAGTTTATATTTGGTATCTGTATGAATGGCGTTGtatgtttgaaaaatttattggccaaaaaaaaaaaaaatgataaaaaatttttcttttagtcATTCTTGCACGTACATGGGAAAAGCAATCCAGGGTCGTGCAAACACCCCAAATCGTGGTAAGTATATGGCTGTACTCTACAATGTAGACATCAAAGCATAATTGTGTTACGAATTAGTTACATTATTTACTACTCTATTGCTCATCTATGTTCAAGGCTTGGGTCTTTTGTTCTAAACTGTCACCTTCAGTGCTTGTATTGTCCAATTTGGATTTAAACACAGCATCTCTGGCCTGGTCATCTGCCAATTTACTTTCCTTACCTGGCTGATAGGTAATTTTAGTTGTTCCTTCAGCTTCGTTTTCTTGCACATCGAAGGCATCTTCAGGAGTAAATTTCTTCAAGTACCAATTCTCAACTTCAGTTTGTCCACCCAGTTCAGCTTCATAAATACAATCATGTCCagaattgtttttgataaatGGGTCTGCATTTACTTCCTCTACCAAGTATTCAACCACCTCCAAATGCCCATTGTAGGATGCCCAATGTAAAGCAGTGTTTCCATTCTCATTCTTTGCTTCAAGGAGCTGTTTGACATCGTCTTTCTCTAAGAGCAGtatcaaatatttaacCACAGGTAAATGTCCATTAGCTGCAGCCATATGTAATGGTGTACTTAAAGTGATATCGTCTTTGATTATAGTTAATGTCTTTGGagttatcaatttttctaaatcaaaaatttccTGTAATGTTTCTAGATCCCCTACTCTAGAATCGTATATTACCACATCCATTTCCTCTTGAGTTAGTTTGGTTATTTCCAGCATTGTTAGCGATGTATGTTTGGCGatagaaagagaaaaagagatGAGATTGAATTTAGTTTTGTAGACCAGAAAAAATTCTACAAATTCTGATTACGTAACCATAATTCCAAgtcatttttatttcctTTCTTTTACCATTGCACCTGACTATGACACCTCCAAAGATTGAAGAGCTTCCGGACGAAGAGCCCAAAGTGGCAAAACCACCCAAGAAGAACCCATTTGCATTACGTCCCAAAAAGACAACTATTCAAAGATCTGTGGATGAGGTGTACCCATTACGAAAGGGCCTCAATAAACCCGAGATCAAAAGCACCAAACCAATCGACTTGTTATTcgaaaaattggaaaatgtGTTGGATTTAGAGTATGATCAGTTGACTATCGATGTCTTGTACCAACGTTTGTTCAATGATAAACAAGAGTTTGATTCTTTTACGAAAAGATATGAAGTTATTGAGCAATTGCTagattatttgattgatataCAGAAATTGTCAATGAACTCGATTCAAAACGACGATAAAAATCTTATTGCCATTTCATTACATGACCTCAAGACATTTAGTAAGTTACTTAATGTCATCATCATACACGGCGTGTATCCGCCTTTGAATATACTCCGCATAGGTATACAGTTTGAAAAAAGgcaattaaagaatttttcaaacaacaagaacttGATTAAGATTGACAAGTTGCCTCAGACTGATTTTGCATATATTGAAAAGCTTTTGACTTTGATTTATACAAAGCTATTGCGGGTTTTACTGATAAAATCTGATGTTGCtagtttattattaaaggGAACCGGCTACACCGACTTTTTGGTTGTGGCTATTACATTGATTGTCATCCCTCAGTTTAATTCCAGTGATATCGACTTTGCTAAAATTGAAAGCATAGCATCGACGTTTGAGTTATACCAGACATATTCTTTGTTGTTAACCACACCATCTCCAGctattttcaaaaagttTGTAATGTCACATTTGGGGTCACTCCACTATTCAAGACCAAATGGTATACTCACACTAATTGAGTTTGTTCTTGGGTTGCGAGACCAAGAGGAAATAAACATCGAAAAGTTTGATAATGTGGCAAATGTTGTTTTGCAGAAACCCGCCAACGTCGACACCAAGAGTTATTTTATGTCAGTTGGGAATCAAATGTATGACTTGTTGATTAATATCAACCGACCAAATGTTACTTCATGTGTGGCATAtgttttggaaaaattatGGCAGAGAAACAAACTAGTTGTAACGgattttgttttgcaaAGAATATGGAACAACTTCAATCCTCCACCAAAAGACGAAGGTATCTTAGTGACTGAAGCCCAATTGAATAACAATATTAATGTGATATTATCTTTAACCAAAAAGGGGTTGGAACCCGATTTATACCAAGCTGTTATTCAACCTGTGTTACTACCACTTTGGGGGTATTACACCTTTCTAAAACAAAACGGTAAAGAAGGTGGGGTCGCCTTGAACATTTTGACTAGCTATTTTACATTAATGAAGGGTATCGACGATCTGGGATTGCCAACTATAGCTAAAAATTTACTTTACAAACATGGAGAAAACTGGAAATATGAATTTGGCGACAACAACTTGACCCAAATTGTGACAGAAAAACCCGAATTTGTATCTCAGAGCAAAGAgtccaaaatcaataaattcttgAACGATTTGGACTTTGCTTGCGAATTGTTTGTCAAGGTATTGGAGGAATTGGATGATAGTCTAATTCAACAGCTATTTGTAAAAATCTTGAACAACTGGTTAAACAATGACACACAAATTTTAGGAGGCGAAGAAAGAGATCCATTTCTAATGCTTCTTGATTTACGtttattagaaaaaatAGGGGAGAAGTTTAGAGAGAATTTAGCAACGAACCCAATTGATATGTTAGAATTGGTACAGAGTTTTCTCAGTTCCTACAAGCCAAACAGCAAAGAGAATGAACACAGCGCCGAAGATTCAGACGACGAAATGGATGACGATGAGCTGGAGTTTAATCTGGATCAAACTATAACTGTTCTCCTCCAGTTATTGTCAGCAATTATTTCCGAAAACGATATTATTCTTGACAACAAGGGTTCCGAGTTGTTGTCGagtatcaaaaaaattctaTCGACGAATTCACAGTTTCAAGCTAGCTCACTTAAGGGTTCAGCAGATGCATTATGcacaagaattgaaagtttACTATCTAACAATAATGAGATACTTCCTGCCAACGAATCTGAAGCCcagaaacaaattttgcAGCGGGCCATAACCAATTTAAACGACCCCTTAGTACCCATTCGAGCCCATGGATTATATTTGTTGAgacaattgattgaaatgaAAAGCTCAGTAATTACATTGGATTTTGCAATAAATTTACATCTCGTACAATTGAAAGACCCAGAACCATTTATATATCTCAACGTGATCAAAGGACTTGAAACTTTAATTGAGTGGAACGAGCCACTAGTTTTGGATAGCTTGTGCAAGTTATATTTACAAGATGATGTTGAGTTGGACGAAAAACTAAGAATTGGAGAGGTGATTCTTCGGTATATTCAAAGAGCAGGGCAAACATTTACCGGGAATTCTGCTAAATTGATTGTAGAAACAACATTGGCGGTGATTCGAAGAGCAGGCAACAATAGAAAAGATGACAGATTAAGAATGTCGAGCATGTCGTTGTTGGGTACATGTTGCAAGGTCAATCCGTTGGGGatgattgataatttgaacTATGCGTTGGATGCAAGTATTGGTATTTTGGAATTAGAAACAGACAAGGATCAAGCTATAATGAGACGTGCAGCCATTATGTTGATATATGATTTGATACTAGGAACATCAGAGACTGACAAAGTCGAGTTTCCTCAGCAGTACAAAAGCAAGGTTATAACTGTATTGAGATATGTTGCTGAAACAGATAACGATTTATTGGTCAGAGAACAGGCACAAAAAGTGTTCGCAACCGTGGAAGAGTTGATTGAATTAGCCATGGAATTATACAAAGAGGAAAATCAAGTACAATGATAGATAGCTCCAAACATGGCAAGCTGTTGTCAACTAAAGTCCCCTTTTAAGTATTGCATCATCGGACTAAAAGAACCACCACAATTTCGCACAATCCAGACTAACTTGAGATTCTCTCTATTCAGCAAAGCTAAAGTAATCTACCCATGTTAGTTTGATCTACTGCTTAGTTTCCTCTCTTATAGTATATAAAAGGCCAGGATATTCCTCTATTTATACAAAACAATTTCGTGAACTAGTGGTTgttatttatcaatttgatgCCACAGTTATGACTGCTACCAAATTATCGCGCTCATTGTCGAGCTCCTCTAATGTCACCACACCTTTGCTTAAAAAAGATGATTACACAATTACTATCGTACCATCGAACTCGTCTTCCGAGGCAAACGAAATCGGGGATAACCCATTTTTGGATCCGAAAGTTGAAGAGTATTATCGAGAGGTATACCAGACATCAAATTATGAATGTTATCCTGCATTTGATCCGCAGTTTGAATGgacaaaagaagaagagcAGAATGTTGTTCGCAAGCTCAACTATAGAGTGGCTTTAGCAGCATGTCTTCTTTTCGTTGGCTTGCAGATTGACAGGGGAAATCTTCAACAGGCAATCAGCGATAATATGCTTAACGATTTGGCTCTAACAACCAATGAGTATAACTTGGGAAACACCTTATTCTACAGCTGCTTCTTATTGGCAGAAGTACCTTCACagttaatttcaaaaagttTGGGACCAGACATTTTCATTCCGATTCAAATGTGTGCTTGGTCCGTTGTTGCAATTAGTCAGGCAGCTTTGTCAGGGAAAGTATCCTTTTATTTGACAAGAGCATTGATAGGGATGCTAGAAGGCGGGTTTATTGCTGACTTGGTACTATGGCTAAGCTATTTTTTCACCAGCAAAGAGTTGCCAATTAGATTGTCGTGGTTTTGGACCACTTTAGCAGTAGTTCAAATCGGTTCTTCATTGCTTGCATGCggtattttgaaaatgaggGGCCTTGCCGGATTAGAAGGGTGGAGATGGTTATTCTTGATTGAAGGCGTAATCACTTTTTTCATTGGACTTTCGGCGTTCTACTTGATGGTACCTTCAGCAGTTGAAACAAGGAACTGGATGCACCCAAAAGGGTGGTTTAGTGACCGTGAAGAGAAAATTGTTGTCAACCGAATCTTGCGTGATGATCCAACCAAGGGGTCAATGAATAACAGACAAGCACTTGGTATTAAAGAATTGGGGGCTAGTTTGATGGACTATAATCTTTGGCCAATCTTTGCTATTGGGTTTATTGCACATATCGGAAAATCAACCATGGGGACATATTTTACATTAATGAACAAGGAGTTGGGCTTTTCAACATTCGAAACAAACTTGTTAGCCATACCGCCGTCCATTTTGCATATTTCATTCTTGTTGGGAATTACGTGGTTATCTGAACGAGCAAATGAGAGGTCATTTGTATCCTTGGTTGCTCCATTATACGCAGTTCCCCTAATAGCAATCATTCGATGGTGGCATGGGTCAGGTAAGCAGGTATGGGCAACATGGATGTTGTCGACTTTGTTTCTAGGACAGCCATATATTCATGCAATCTGTGTTGCCTGGGTTTCACGTAATTCGAATTCTGTTGGGTCAAGATCAATATGCTCTGCTCTATACAATATGTTTGTTCAAATGGGGGCCATAATTGCTCTGAACATTTATCGAGAAGACGATTTCCCATTGTATAAAAAGGGGAATACcatattgtttttgataGAATTGCTGTTAATCccgttgttgttgtttacgAAATGCTTTTATATTTGgaaaaacaaccaaaaagGTAAACTCTGGAATAAAATGACTGAAGAGGAAAGGGAGTATTATCGTAAGCACAGCACTGATAGGGGCAACGAAAGGTTAGATTTTGTATTTGAACATTAATAGGTAGATGTGTAGGTCCATAAACAAATGAAGAATACTTCTGTACAAAAGTTTTTCACGAAACGCGTGGATTAATTTTCacttttcttgtttgaGCTAATAATGAATAACGTCAACGGTATGTACCAGGCTTATACTCTTTCTGCCAACCTACAACTAACATATCATAGACCTTTTCACCCAGATCGTATCATGTAACGATAAACTGGAATTGCACAAGATCCAAGTTGAACTTGACGAGATAAgcaaaaattcaacaacaccCGATCAACCTTCTTATATCCAGAAACTAACTACAGACAAGCttaaaatattgaataaCCTTTTACAGTCGAAACAAAACCAGCTAAGCAAAAGGagatttgaattcaaaGGAGAGCCAGTAGCACCCGTATTGAAATCGCTGGTGGCCAATGACCAAAATGTCGATGACACATCCAaatcaatacaaaaaatcaacaaccagATTTTGGAAATATCACTGAATGAACACATGGTAGTTGATTGTTTTAGCAATTCTTACGTACAAACTACAAATGAAATTCCATCAATCCATCTTAAAGGTGGCGACAGATCAATATGTAAGTTAACAGTCCAGGGTCCAGTATTCATTCATGATGTTAGAAATAGCATACTAGTATTGTCATGCCACCAGGCGAGATTACACAATATTCACAATTCGTTAGTCATCATACAGTCTGTTCAAAATAACCGaataattattgaaaattgcaATCAAATAAAGGTCAGCTCTGGAATTGAAGTTGACgatttcaattttccaACAAAGGAAATAAAGAATCCCCATTTTGAAGTTTTAATGAGAGACGTATCAGATGAGGTGTTGAATGGAGTGAGAAGAATTGCACAAACAAGCGATATTGCAACAGTAATTAATAAGTACATTGATGTCTACCACTGAATATCCGCTACGGTTTTTTGCTAAAACAGTTTTATTGCCATAAGTAGCGCCGGATTCCCCCTTTCGCAAGATCCCGTAGGgggaaaaatatttcaagaCTTTTCCGTTCCCCACTAACTACTAGAtcctgaaaaaaaaagaaaccattttttttgttgtggCGGtaaacttttttcaatttgttgagaTTGCGGGGCCAAACTTCACCTACACGCTTAAATCTTTGCAGTGGGGAAATCGgctttgaaaaattaccGAGGACCGGCCATGAGCTGGACTACCAAATATAAATACTGTTtaatatctttttctttattttttgctTAACTaagaatcaacaaatagTAATGACAAAGTTACCTTCGATTTCAGAAACTGATACCGTCTACGCAGACGACACTAAACcttatatttttgaaaacccCAATGACTACCCAATAGAAACTTTAGTTAACCACATTTTACCATTCCCGCAAGAGGTTGCTGGAGAATCTGTTAAAATTCCCGGTACTGCTGAGACAGGATTTTCAGAAATATACCGTAACGCAGCCACTCCCAATGGAATCAAATCAGGTTTAATTCAAGGATTAGATACTTATCATGcgatatttgaaaattcagCACAGGTATATGCTGATGAACCATGTCTTGCTTTCCATGAATACGACTACGAAAACTCTCAGCATTTGGAGAGATACGCTTCAATCAGCTACAAAGAGGTCCATGAAAGGAAAAACAATTTGGCTGCAGGGTTGTTCTTTTTGTTATCGGCCAACCCgttcaaaaacaattcgTTGGAGTCGCACCGCAAGATCGATAGCCATAGCAAGGATTATAAAACTTATAATAGCGACAATTTATCCTTTGTTGTGACATTCTATTCCGGTAATAGAGTTGAATGGATCTTGTCAGATTTGGCGTGTTCCTCCAACTCAATCACCTCGACTGCATTGTATGACACTTTGGGACATGATGCATCGAAATATATTTTAGAGTCTACTGAATCCCCAGTTATCATTTCCTCCAAAGAACATATTCGTGggttaattgatttgaagaaagaagacGCTCAAGGCTTGGCTTCGATTATCTTGATTGTGTCAATGGAACCTTTAACCCAAAAGGATCAACACTTGGTGGATTTTGCTGAGTCAAACAACATTAAATTGTATGATTTTTCTCAAGTTGAACGTACTGGGGCCATTTTCCCTCACAAAGAGTGCCCACCAAATAGCGAGACAGTTTTTACAATCACCTTCACCTCAGGTACCACTGGTGCAAACCCCAAGGGAGTTCTTTTACCACAAAGATGTTGTGCTTCAGCAATAATTGGTTACAGTGCATTAGTCCCCCACCATAAAGGAACTAAAGAATTTGCGTTTTTGCCGTTAGCTcatatttttgaaagaCACATGCTGTCAGCAATGTTTTTATTTGGAGGGTCAGTAGCATTTCCAAGACTAGGTGGAACTCCATTGACTCTTTTcgaagatttgaaattgtggAAACCAACATTTATGGCGAACGTACCAAGAATATTTACCAAGATCGAAGCTGGAATTAAGGCAACCACGATTGACTCCACTTCATCAGTTACTCGCTCTCTTTATAGCCGAGCCATTGAAACTAAACGCAGCAGACAAATAAAAGATGGTGAAAGTGGCGACCATTTCGTTTACgatcaattattgattaaGAAGTTAAGAAAAGCGATTGGGTTTGACAATATGGAATTTTGCTTTACTGGTGGTGCTCCAATTTCTCCAGACACTATC
The Candida albicans SC5314 chromosome 7, complete sequence genome window above contains:
- a CDS encoding uncharacterized protein (Ortholog(s) have unfolded protein binding activity), giving the protein MSEITKLTQEEMDVVIYDSRVGDLETLQEIFDLEKLITPKTLTIIKDDITLSTPLHMAAANGHLPVVKYLISLLEKDDVKQLLEAKNENGNTALHWASYNGHLEVVEYLVEEVNADPFIKNNSGHDCIYEAESGGQTEVENWYLKKFTPEDAFDVQENEAEGTTKITYQPGKESKLADDQARDAVFKSKLDNTSTEGDSLEQKTQALNIDEQ
- the SUI3 gene encoding translation initiation factor eIF2 subunit beta (Putative translation initiation factor; genes encoding ribosomal subunits, translation factors, and tRNA synthetases are downregulated upon phagocytosis by murine macrophage), which encodes MSDLGFDPSLKKKKKSKKVASVVDDTDSKESTPQPGDASVDDLFSGLKKKKKSSSKKSAEESGSPSVDEDLSSSLGDLTLKKKKKKSTKSLDLNEFEQQLEEAGVEDITESTNGATNDQSAIGLSYPDLLSRFFDILKKNNPELAGDRSGPKFRIPPPIVQREGSKKTLFANVQEIATVLQRSPEHLIQYLFAELGTTGSIDGEKRLILKGKFQPKQMESVLRRYIIEYVTCKTCKSMNTELKRESANRLHFLSCKACGSTRSVSSIKTGFQAQIGKRKKF
- a CDS encoding uncharacterized protein (Protein of allantoate permease family; fungal-specific (no human or murine homolog); Hap43p-repressed gene); translated protein: MTATKLSRSLSSSSNVTTPLLKKDDYTITIVPSNSSSEANEIGDNPFLDPKVEEYYREVYQTSNYECYPAFDPQFEWTKEEEQNVVRKLNYRVALAACLLFVGLQIDRGNLQQAISDNMLNDLALTTNEYNLGNTLFYSCFLLAEVPSQLISKSLGPDIFIPIQMCAWSVVAISQAALSGKVSFYLTRALIGMLEGGFIADLVLWLSYFFTSKELPIRLSWFWTTLAVVQIGSSLLACGILKMRGLAGLEGWRWLFLIEGVITFFIGLSAFYLMVPSAVETRNWMHPKGWFSDREEKIVVNRILRDDPTKGSMNNRQALGIKELGASLMDYNLWPIFAIGFIAHIGKSTMGTYFTLMNKELGFSTFETNLLAIPPSILHISFLLGITWLSERANERSFVSLVAPLYAVPLIAIIRWWHGSGKQVWATWMLSTLFLGQPYIHAICVAWVSRNSNSVGSRSICSALYNMFVQMGAIIASNIYREDDFPLYKKGNTILFLIELSLIPLLLFTKCFYIWKNNQKGKLWNKMTEEEREYYRKHSTDRGNERLDFVFEH
- a CDS encoding uncharacterized protein (Putative protein of unknown function; Hap43p-repressed gene; ortholog of S. cerevisiae YMR185W), translating into MTPPKIEELPDEEPKVAKPPKKNPFALRPKKTTIQRSVDEVYPLRKGLNKPEIKSTKPIDLLFEKLENVLDLEYDQLTIDVLYQRLFNDKQEFDSFTKRYEVIEQLLDYLIDIQKLSMNSIQNDDKNLIAISLHDLKTFSKLLNVIIIHGVYPPLNILRIGIQFEKRQLKNFSNNKNLIKIDKLPQTDFAYIEKLLTLIYTKLLRVLSIKSDVASLLLKGTGYTDFLVVAITLIVIPQFNSSDIDFAKIESIASTFELYQTYSLLLTTPSPAIFKKFVMSHLGSLHYSRPNGILTLIEFVLGLRDQEEINIEKFDNVANVVLQKPANVDTKSYFMSVGNQMYDLLININRPNVTSCVAYVLEKLWQRNKLVVTDFVLQRIWNNFNPPPKDEGILVTEAQLNNNINVILSLTKKGLEPDLYQAVIQPVLLPLWGYYTFLKQNGKEGGVALNILTSYFTLMKGIDDSGLPTIAKNLLYKHGENWKYEFGDNNLTQIVTEKPEFVSQSKESKINKFLNDLDFACELFVKVLEELDDSLIQQLFVKILNNWLNNDTQILGGEERDPFLMLLDLRLLEKIGEKFRENLATNPIDMLELVQSFLSSYKPNSKENEHSAEDSDDEMDDDESEFNSDQTITVLLQLLSAIISENDIILDNKGSELLSSIKKILSTNSQFQASSLKGSADALCTRIESLLSNNNEILPANESEAQKQILQRAITNLNDPLVPIRAHGLYLLRQLIEMKSSVITLDFAINLHLVQLKDPEPFIYLNVIKGLETLIEWNEPLVLDSLCKLYLQDDVELDEKLRIGEVILRYIQRAGQTFTGNSAKLIVETTLAVIRRAGNNRKDDRLRMSSMSLLGTCCKVNPLGMIDNLNYALDASIGILELETDKDQAIMRRAAIMLIYDLILGTSETDKVEFPQQYKSKVITVLRYVAETDNDLLVREQAQKVFATVEELIELAMELYKEENQVQ
- a CDS encoding uncharacterized protein (Ortholog of C. dubliniensis CD36 : Cd36_73790, C. parapsilosis CDC317 : CPAR2_702880, Candida tenuis NRRL Y-1498 : CANTEDRAFT_92070 and Debaryomyces hansenii CBS767 : DEHA2D10318g); the encoded protein is MTLTKYQRGDLIEGWNDCPVPLAHKEPLQHASLQQEIDTHKVIDILNKLFQCNIDLPEREIKHYETKLVNSVDKMSKSNINFVYHMCDRILQYQSQGSFSEVRNELKNEVIEYMMVHEGVSSWCSPLKKIITSIN
- a CDS encoding uncharacterized protein (Protein with a tubulin binding cofactor C domain; flow model biofilm induced) codes for the protein MNNVNDLFTQIVSCNDKSELHKIQVELDEISKNSTTPDQPSYIQKLTTDKLKILNNLLQSKQNQLSKRRFEFKGEPVAPVLKSSVANDQNVDDTSKSIQKINNQILEISSNEHMVVDCFSNSYVQTTNEIPSIHLKGGDRSICKLTVQGPVFIHDVRNSILVLSCHQARLHNIHNSLVIIQSVQNNRIIIENCNQIKVSSGIEVDDFNFPTKEIKNPHFEVLMRDVSDEVLNGVRRIAQTSDIATVINKYIDVYH
- a CDS encoding putative serine/threonine protein kinase (Ortholog(s) have role in ascospore formation, conidiophore development, conidium formation, regulation of vacuole fusion, non-autophagic and response to oxidative stress, more), encoding MDVLLSIFGTCLPCFPTLSSPSIIINNNKYRIIRLLGEGGFSYVYLVSSQSQPSSQYALKKIRCPYGIQDESFKNAVREIKNYHRFKSPYIISSIDELIQSETDGSKNIYILLPFFQKSLQDIINELVLNNSKMEESEILRVFIGTCRGLKVMHNHKKTATSTTRLDDDEQDVLLPTSEDDEYEDFTNSTDNNNNNNVQMQELVPFAHHDLKPANVMLSAEGLPVLCDLGSCSRARISVRNRQQALTVQEFAQEHCTLPYRAPELVDVATNCEITEKTDIWSLGCLLYCCCFGYSPFEKLEIEQGANLNLAILQGKYEIPKGNNGYDSKLIELIKKCLQLNPDSRPDIDELLNDVLELTRQLGT